The genomic stretch CTGTATAATGCGGTAAGATATTTTACATATTAAAGCAATCCTATTCTGGAGAAATATAGTTTAGGAGATTAAAATAATAGGTATTGGGATTACACTCTTGGCTAACTATTAAGAGATACATATTAAGGAGAACTAACATGAAAAACATTTGGGATACAGAATACGAAACAAAAGCACCTGTCACAGAAAGAGAAGTGATAGAAGCTGAGAAAAAGCTCGGCATAAAACTTCCGGAGGCTTATATTGAGCTATGTAAAATCCACAACGGAGGCTCCATCATTTATGATTCTTTTCCAACATCAGTACCAACAGGATGGGCAGATGATCATATCAGTGTAACATCGATTGTGGGAATTGATGAAGAAGGCATTTTATCAAGTTCTTACTATATTGAAGAGTGGGAGTTGCCGGAAAACATCTTATTACTAGAAGGTGATGGGCACTGGTGGATTGCGATGGATTACAGAGAGAGAAATGAAAATCCACCCATCATTTATATTGATTTAGAAGCAAGTGTTGATCCTTTTATTCTAGAATTAGCTCCGGATTTTAAAAGCTTTGTAGAGGGCTTATATACACATGAAGATTGATGGGGGAAGTTCAGCAGGAGGTTGCTGAGCTTTTTTATTAATATAATAGAAGTAATAGAGGAAACTAGGAAAGGGGGAGAAATCTTGCTAACAGTTAATGAATTAATTAGAAGCATATGGTATGGGCCAGCATCTTCTGTTGGAGAAACTCAAAATATTGGAGCGTCTTTAACAGAGGAAGAGAAGCTAATTTCTCTCATCCTGTTGTTTAAGAGCGGAGAATTTTCTTTGAAGCCTGTCTTCCTTCATCCTATGAATAGCACTGAAAATGAAAAGCTTTTAAATTTATGTATCCATGTGTTCTGTTCCGTATGTACGCATGAAGATTTGCGAAAAGTAGAAAACTTGAACTTTCTATCCCAGGTATCAGAGGATAATGCTTATGTTTTTGCATCATGTGCAAGAGAGACGCTATCTCCTGAAGTTGTTCCGTATCTTTTAGCTCTACTAGAAGAGTGGGACGATACTGTTGTGGAAGAAGTGATCCGAGATAGTCTAGATCATATGATGGACTACACAGAGAATCTTGATTGGAACGCTCCTGTTGATGAAATTGGCTCTTATTATATGGAGTGGATGAACACTCTTTCGCCGACTTTCTACTATATATAATGGAGGGCCTGTTTTTCCAGGGAATCTAACAAAGTCTCTTGTCCAAAGAGCATTTGCTATAAGAGGGGAGAATACACCGGTAAAAATGAAGAGTGTTCCTATTTTGTTATCAGTATGGAGCGGTGCGAAATGTCCCCTTCAATATAAAAAAGTAATGGATGAAGAAGTATTTCAACAGCTTATGAATTATATAGATACTCTAGCAGAAAGAAGTTGGGAAAGAGGCCGGAAATATTTCTACGGGAATAGTGTGGA from Priestia filamentosa encodes the following:
- a CDS encoding SMI1/KNR4 family protein, with the protein product MKNIWDTEYETKAPVTEREVIEAEKKLGIKLPEAYIELCKIHNGGSIIYDSFPTSVPTGWADDHISVTSIVGIDEEGILSSSYYIEEWELPENILLLEGDGHWWIAMDYRERNENPPIIYIDLEASVDPFILELAPDFKSFVEGLYTHED
- the imm47 gene encoding Imm47 family immunity protein, which encodes MLTVNELIRSIWYGPASSVGETQNIGASLTEEEKLISLILLFKSGEFSLKPVFLHPMNSTENEKLLNLCIHVFCSVCTHEDLRKVENLNFLSQVSEDNAYVFASCARETLSPEVVPYLLALLEEWDDTVVEEVIRDSLDHMMDYTENLDWNAPVDEIGSYYMEWMNTLSPTFYYI
- the imm47 gene encoding Imm47 family immunity protein; translated protein: MYNGGPVFPGNLTKSLVQRAFAIRGENTPVKMKSVPILLSVWSGAKCPLQYKKVMDEEVFQQLMNYIDTLAERSWERGRKYFYGNSVEGPL